Proteins encoded within one genomic window of Vicia villosa cultivar HV-30 ecotype Madison, WI unplaced genomic scaffold, Vvil1.0 ctg.003314F_1_1, whole genome shotgun sequence:
- the LOC131640786 gene encoding probable flavin-containing monooxygenase 1 — protein MERRVAIVGAGISGLLACKYVLQIGFRPVVFEADDDMGGLWRHTTQTTKLQNPKETFQFSDFPWDSSVKEDCPSSQQLLDYLNSYAKHFSIVPYIRFNSKVIDIDYVGESHEEMKSWELWNGNSTPFGSKGTWHITVEDTKNFSTQVHKAEFVILCIGKYSGFPNIPEFPIGKGPEIFEGKVMHSMDYSSLDNKTAAELIKNKRVTVIGSEKSALDIASECANANGVTHPCTIIQRTSHWFLQDFNIGGINLGFLYFNRFAELLVHKPGESFLLSLLATLLSPLRWGISKFVETYLRWKFPLEKYGLVPNHSFLQDISSCQTGILPEFFFDKVKEGSIVIKKSQSFSFCKEGLIIDGDAKPLATELVIFATGYKGEQKLRSIFKSPTFQSYINGSGNSTVSLYRQIIHPRIPQLAIIGYAESLSNIFSNEMRCQWLAHFLDGNIELPSIREMEKDVKIWKDSKKQHTKSLNLRSCIVACGIWYNDQLCRDMKCNPRRKNNFFAELFEPYGPSDYNGLVRK, from the exons ATGGAAAGAAGAGTTGCAATTGTAGGAGCAGGAATCAGTGGCCTACTTGCCTGCAAATATGTTCTACAAATCGGTTTTCGTCCGGTTGTTTTCGAAGCCGATGATGATATGGGAGGATTATGGAGGCATACAACTCAGACTACAAAACTTCAAAACCCCAAAGAAACTTTCCAGTTTTCAGATTTTCCATGGGATTCTTCTGTGAAAGAAGATTGTCCAAGTAGTCAACAATTGCTAGATTATCTTAATTCCTATGCTAAACATTTTTCCATTGTTCCTTATataagattcaattccaaagtcATTGATATTGATTATGTTGGAGAGTCTCATGAAGAAATGAAGTCATGGGAATTGTGGAATGGTAATAGCACTCCTTTTGGCTCTAAAGGAACATGGCATATTACGGTGGAAGATACTAAAAATTTCTCAACACAG GTCCACAAAGCCGAGTTTGTTATTCTTTGCATAGGAAAATATAGTGGTTTTCCAAACATTCCTGAGTTTCCTATTGGAAAAGGCCCCGAAATTTTCGAAGGAAAAGTTATGCATTCTATGGATTACTCTTCCTTGGACAATAAAACTGCTGCTGAATTGATCAAAAACAAGAGAGTTACAGTTATAGGATCAGAAAAATCAGCTCTAGATATAGCTTCTGAATGTGCAAATGCAAATG GAGTGACTCATCCTTGTACAATTATCCAAAGAACATCACATTGGTTTCTCCAAGATTTCAACATTGGAGGCATTAATCTTGGATTCTTATACTTCAACCGTTTCGCGGAGCTTTTAGTTCACAAGCCTGGAGAATCATTCCTACTTTCCCTTCTTGCAACTTTACTCTCACCATTG CGATGGGGAATTTCGAAGTTTGTTGAAACATATCTAAGATGGAAGTTTCCACTGGAAAAGTATGGACTAGTACCTAATCATAGTTTTCTTCAAGATATTTCTTCATGCCAAACTGGAATACTTCCTGAGTTCTTTTTTGATAAAGTGAAAGAAGGGTCCATTGtgataaaaaaatcacaaagcTTTAGCTTCTGCAAAGAAGGTTTGATTATTGATGGAGATGCTAAACCTCTAGCAACAGAATTAGTTATTTTTGCCACAGGATATAAAGGTGAACAGAAACTTAGAAGCATATTCAAATCTCCAACGTTTCAAAGTTACATCAATGGGTCAGGAAACTCAACAGTTTCTCTCTACAG GCAAATAATCCATCCTCGAATTCCACAACTAGCAATAATAGGATACGCAGAAAGCTTATCAAATATATTTTCTAATGAAATGAGATGCCAATGGCTAGCACATTTTTTGGATGGAAACATTGAGCTGCCTAGTATTAGAGAGATGGAAAAGGATGTCAAAATCTGGAAAGATAGCAAGAAGCAACATACAAAAAGCTTGAATTTGAGATCATGTATTGTTGCTTGTGGCATATGGTACAATGATCAATTATGTAGAGACATGAAATGCAATCCCAGgagaaagaacaatttttttgcaGAGCTATTTGAACCATATGGACCATCTGATTATAATGGTCTTGTTCgaaaatga